The following proteins are co-located in the Telopea speciosissima isolate NSW1024214 ecotype Mountain lineage chromosome 9, Tspe_v1, whole genome shotgun sequence genome:
- the LOC122639752 gene encoding autophagy-related protein 18f-like isoform X1: MRNDDQKPQGVVQRSGRSNGFIPNSFRTISSYWRIVSSGASTVASSVRSAGASVASSIVDRDEDGSRDQVQWAGFDKLECDGDVIRQVLLLGYRSGFQVWDVEEANNVLELVSRHDGPVSFLQMQPKPIASKRSEDKFVDVRPLLVVAGDGMLSGGGNNQDGNANVTTCQESANGNFVPTVVRFYSLRSQSYVHILKFRSAVYSVRCSPRVVAISQAAQIHCFDAVTLEREYTIVTCPIVSGSIGSGGIGYGPLALGPRWLAYSGSPVLVSNTGRVSPQHLTPAASFSGSSDGSLVAHYAKESSKQLAAGIVTLGDMGYKKLSRYCSELLPDCNNSLKPGSPGWKNNGTVNGHLLDTDNIGMVIVRDIVSKSVITQFRAHRSPISSLCFDHSGILLVTASIQGHNINVFRIIPPLAGNSSGSDAGGSYAHLYRLQRGFTNAVIQDISFSEDSHWIMISSSRGTSHLFAISPSGGSVNPQSTGSGLINGNNGLGVMTKTAVRWPPNSGPSKLNQQSFCASGPPVTLTVVSRIKNGNNGWKGTMSGAAAAATGRVSSLSGAIASAFHNCKGNDLYANDRSLSTKYHLLVFSPSGCVIQYVLRLSNGPESGTVLSGLSTPYESSPDNDARLVVEALQKWDICQRQTRRDREDNLDIYGEQGNGRKIFPEGVKRMNPIYPSEGHALTKVKINAEEKNHLYISEAELQMHEARIPLWAKSEIYFQVMMIDGVKTVGENASGGEIEIERIPARMIEARSKDLVPVFDHLQTPKFQQPRMPALDNNRNCSPQQRSGLSEDGRLSCRSSCSSLDCMSEVGTMVGELQSGIEENGWGGRRTSSESTEGFVNNNDSPMTKTRLEFVNNRESLMDTDLEFVNNNKESLKMENHLENDNELD, from the exons ATGAGGAATGATGACCAGAAACCGCAGGGAGTAGTTCAGAGGTCGGGGCGGAGTAATGGGTTCATACCAAACTCTTTCCGCACGATCTCTAGTTACTGGAGGATCGTCTCCTCAGGAGCCTCTACTGTTGCTTCCTCAGTTCGATCAGCTGGTGCGTCGGTCGCGTCTTCGATTGTGGATAGAGATGAAGATGGTAGCCGTGATCAG GTGCAATGGGCTGGGTTTGACAAGCTAGAATGTGATGGAGATGTCATCCGTCAAGTTCTCTTGCTGGGTTATCGATCTGGTTTCCAGGTTTGGGACGTTGAGGAAGCTAATAATGTGCTTGAGCTAGTATCCAGGCATGATGGACCTGTTTCTTTTTTGCAAATGCAACCAAAGCCAATTGCATCAAAGAGATCAGAAGACAAGTTTGTAGACGTTCGTCCATTGCTTGTTGTTGCTGGAGATGGAATGCTTTCTGGAGGTGGTAATAACCAGGATGGGAATGCGAATGTTACTACTTGCCAAGAGTCTGCAAATGGCAACTTTGTTCCCACAGTTGTTCGGTTTTATTCCTTGCGGTCTCAATCTTATGTACATATTCTGAAGTTCAGATCTGCTGTTTACTCAGTAAGGTGCAGTCCTCGAGTTGTAGCTATTTCTCAGGCAGCGCAG ATACATTGTTTTGATGCTGTAACATTGGAGAGAGAATATACTATTGTTACATGTCCTATAGTTTCGGGTAGTATTGGTTCTGGTGGTATTGGCTATGGACCGCTTGCATTGGGTCCCAGGTGGTTGGCTTATAGTGGAAGTCCTGTTTTAGTTTCAAATACAGGCCGTGTCAGTCCACAACATCTTACACCTGCTGCAAGTTTCTCTGGTTCTTCAGATGGCAGCCTAGTGGCACATTATGCAAAAGAATCAAGCAAGCAACTTGCTGCTGGTATAGTGACCCTCGGAGATATGGGATACAAGAAGCTGTCAAGGTATTGTTCTGAACTCCTACCAGATTGCAATAATTCTCTGAAACCTGGAAGTCCGGGCTGGAAAAACAACGGCACTGTCAACGGCCATTTGCTAGATACAGATAACATTGGAATG GTAATTGTCCGGGATATTGTCTCTAAATCTGTTATAACCCAGTTTAGAGCACATAGGAGTCCTATTTCTTCATTGTGCTTTGATCATAGTGGAATCCTGTTGGTGACTGCTTCAATTCAAGGTCACAACATCAATGTCTTCCGTATAATACCCCCACTTGCAGGAAATTCATCCGGATCTGATGCTGGTGGTTCTTATGCGCATCTTTACCGGCTGCAACGTGGCTTCACTAATGCG GTTATACAGGACATCAGTTTCAGTGAGGACAGCCACTGGATTATGATAAGTTCCTCAAGGGGAACGAGTCACTTGTTTGCAATATCTCCTTCAGGAGGGTCTGTAAACCCTCAGTCTACTGGTTCTGGTCTTATTAATGGCAACAATGGCCTGGGTGTGATGACTAAGACTGCGGTTCGTTGGCCACCAAATTCAGGTCCGTCAAAGCTCAATCAACAGAGCTTTTGTGCATCTGGTCCCCCTGTTACATTGACAGTTGTTAGCAGAATAAAGAATGGGAATAATGGGTGGAAAGGCACTATGAGTGGTGCTGCTGCAGCTGCGACTGGCAGGGTCAGTTCCCTTTCTGGGGCTATTGCTTCTGCTTTCCACAACTGCAAAGGAAATGATTTGTATGCAAATGACAGGTCATTGAGTACCAAGTACCATCTTCTGGTTTTCTCTCCTTCTGGTTGCGTGATTCAATATGTGTTACGTCTATCTAATGGGCCAGAGTCTGGGACAGTTTTGTCGGGATTGAGCACTCCTTATGAATCATCTCCAGATAATGATGCAAGGTTGGTTGTGGAAGCACTCCAGAAGTGGGATATATGTCAAAGGCAAACTCGAAGAGATCGAGAAGATAATCTTGACATTTATGGTGAACAGGGTAATGGTAGAAAAATTTTCCCTGAGGGAGTAAAGAGGATGAATCCTATTTATCCTTCTGAAGGGCATGCGCTTACAAAAGTGAAGATCAATGCTGaggaaaaaaatcatttgtATATCTCAGAAGCTGAACTGCAGATGCATGAAGCTCGGATTCCTCTGTGGGCAAAATCTGAG ATATACTTTCAGGTAATGATGATAGATGGCGTGAAGACAGTAGGGGAAAATGCTTCAGGAGGGGAAATTGAGATTGAAAGGATTCCAGCTCGCATGATTGAAGCAAGATCAAAAGATTTGGTTCCAGTGTTTGACCATCTTCAGACCCCAAAATTTCAACAGCCAAG GATGCCTGCTTTAGATAACAATCGAAACTGTTCACCTCAACAAAGGTCTGGCCTGTCTGAAGATGGGAGGCTTTCATGCAGAAGCAGCTGTAGCTCTCTTGACTGTATGTCTGAAGTTGGCACTATGGTGGGTGAACTTCAGAGTGGCATTGAAGAAAATGGTTGGGGTGGTCGCCGAACTTCATCGGAATCAACTGAGGGCTTTGTAAATAACAATGACAGCCCCATGACGAAGACTCGGCTCGAGTTTGTAAATAATAGAGAGAGTCTGATGGATACCGACCTCGAGTTTGTAAATAACAATAAAGAGAGCCTGAAGATGGAGAATCACTTAGAGAACGACAATGAGTTGGACTAA
- the LOC122639752 gene encoding autophagy-related protein 18f-like isoform X2 — MRNDDQKPQGVVQRSGRSNGFIPNSFRTISSYWRIVSSGASTVASSVRSAGASVASSIVDRDEDGSRDQVQWAGFDKLECDGDVIRQVLLLGYRSGFQVWDVEEANNVLELVSRHDGPVSFLQMQPKPIASKRSEDKFVDVRPLLVVAGDGMLSGGGNNQDGNANVTTCQESANGNFVPTVVRFYSLRSQSYVHILKFRSAVYSVRCSPRVVAISQAAQIHCFDAVTLEREYTIVTCPIVSGSIGSGGIGYGPLALGPRWLAYSGSPVLVSNTGRVSPQHLTPAASFSGSSDGSLVAHYAKESSKQLAAGIVTLGDMGYKKLSRYCSELLPDCNNSLKPGSPGWKNNGTVNGHLLDTDNIGMVIVRDIVSKSVITQFRAHRSPISSLCFDHSGILLVTASIQGHNINVFRIIPPLAGNSSGSDAGGSYAHLYRLQRGFTNAVIQDISFSEDSHWIMISSSRGTSHLFAISPSGGSVNPQSTGSGLINGNNGLGVMTKTAVRWPPNSGPSKLNQQSFCASGPPVTLTVVSRIKNGNNGWKGTMSGAAAAATGRVSSLSGAIASAFHNCKGNDLYANDRSLSTKYHLLVFSPSGCVIQYVLRLSNGPESGTVLSGLSTPYESSPDNDARLVVEALQKWDICQRQTRRDREDNLDIYGEQGNGRKIFPEGVKRMNPIYPSEGHALTKVKINAEEKNHLYISEAELQMHEARIPLWAKSEVMMIDGVKTVGENASGGEIEIERIPARMIEARSKDLVPVFDHLQTPKFQQPRMPALDNNRNCSPQQRSGLSEDGRLSCRSSCSSLDCMSEVGTMVGELQSGIEENGWGGRRTSSESTEGFVNNNDSPMTKTRLEFVNNRESLMDTDLEFVNNNKESLKMENHLENDNELD; from the exons ATGAGGAATGATGACCAGAAACCGCAGGGAGTAGTTCAGAGGTCGGGGCGGAGTAATGGGTTCATACCAAACTCTTTCCGCACGATCTCTAGTTACTGGAGGATCGTCTCCTCAGGAGCCTCTACTGTTGCTTCCTCAGTTCGATCAGCTGGTGCGTCGGTCGCGTCTTCGATTGTGGATAGAGATGAAGATGGTAGCCGTGATCAG GTGCAATGGGCTGGGTTTGACAAGCTAGAATGTGATGGAGATGTCATCCGTCAAGTTCTCTTGCTGGGTTATCGATCTGGTTTCCAGGTTTGGGACGTTGAGGAAGCTAATAATGTGCTTGAGCTAGTATCCAGGCATGATGGACCTGTTTCTTTTTTGCAAATGCAACCAAAGCCAATTGCATCAAAGAGATCAGAAGACAAGTTTGTAGACGTTCGTCCATTGCTTGTTGTTGCTGGAGATGGAATGCTTTCTGGAGGTGGTAATAACCAGGATGGGAATGCGAATGTTACTACTTGCCAAGAGTCTGCAAATGGCAACTTTGTTCCCACAGTTGTTCGGTTTTATTCCTTGCGGTCTCAATCTTATGTACATATTCTGAAGTTCAGATCTGCTGTTTACTCAGTAAGGTGCAGTCCTCGAGTTGTAGCTATTTCTCAGGCAGCGCAG ATACATTGTTTTGATGCTGTAACATTGGAGAGAGAATATACTATTGTTACATGTCCTATAGTTTCGGGTAGTATTGGTTCTGGTGGTATTGGCTATGGACCGCTTGCATTGGGTCCCAGGTGGTTGGCTTATAGTGGAAGTCCTGTTTTAGTTTCAAATACAGGCCGTGTCAGTCCACAACATCTTACACCTGCTGCAAGTTTCTCTGGTTCTTCAGATGGCAGCCTAGTGGCACATTATGCAAAAGAATCAAGCAAGCAACTTGCTGCTGGTATAGTGACCCTCGGAGATATGGGATACAAGAAGCTGTCAAGGTATTGTTCTGAACTCCTACCAGATTGCAATAATTCTCTGAAACCTGGAAGTCCGGGCTGGAAAAACAACGGCACTGTCAACGGCCATTTGCTAGATACAGATAACATTGGAATG GTAATTGTCCGGGATATTGTCTCTAAATCTGTTATAACCCAGTTTAGAGCACATAGGAGTCCTATTTCTTCATTGTGCTTTGATCATAGTGGAATCCTGTTGGTGACTGCTTCAATTCAAGGTCACAACATCAATGTCTTCCGTATAATACCCCCACTTGCAGGAAATTCATCCGGATCTGATGCTGGTGGTTCTTATGCGCATCTTTACCGGCTGCAACGTGGCTTCACTAATGCG GTTATACAGGACATCAGTTTCAGTGAGGACAGCCACTGGATTATGATAAGTTCCTCAAGGGGAACGAGTCACTTGTTTGCAATATCTCCTTCAGGAGGGTCTGTAAACCCTCAGTCTACTGGTTCTGGTCTTATTAATGGCAACAATGGCCTGGGTGTGATGACTAAGACTGCGGTTCGTTGGCCACCAAATTCAGGTCCGTCAAAGCTCAATCAACAGAGCTTTTGTGCATCTGGTCCCCCTGTTACATTGACAGTTGTTAGCAGAATAAAGAATGGGAATAATGGGTGGAAAGGCACTATGAGTGGTGCTGCTGCAGCTGCGACTGGCAGGGTCAGTTCCCTTTCTGGGGCTATTGCTTCTGCTTTCCACAACTGCAAAGGAAATGATTTGTATGCAAATGACAGGTCATTGAGTACCAAGTACCATCTTCTGGTTTTCTCTCCTTCTGGTTGCGTGATTCAATATGTGTTACGTCTATCTAATGGGCCAGAGTCTGGGACAGTTTTGTCGGGATTGAGCACTCCTTATGAATCATCTCCAGATAATGATGCAAGGTTGGTTGTGGAAGCACTCCAGAAGTGGGATATATGTCAAAGGCAAACTCGAAGAGATCGAGAAGATAATCTTGACATTTATGGTGAACAGGGTAATGGTAGAAAAATTTTCCCTGAGGGAGTAAAGAGGATGAATCCTATTTATCCTTCTGAAGGGCATGCGCTTACAAAAGTGAAGATCAATGCTGaggaaaaaaatcatttgtATATCTCAGAAGCTGAACTGCAGATGCATGAAGCTCGGATTCCTCTGTGGGCAAAATCTGAG GTAATGATGATAGATGGCGTGAAGACAGTAGGGGAAAATGCTTCAGGAGGGGAAATTGAGATTGAAAGGATTCCAGCTCGCATGATTGAAGCAAGATCAAAAGATTTGGTTCCAGTGTTTGACCATCTTCAGACCCCAAAATTTCAACAGCCAAG GATGCCTGCTTTAGATAACAATCGAAACTGTTCACCTCAACAAAGGTCTGGCCTGTCTGAAGATGGGAGGCTTTCATGCAGAAGCAGCTGTAGCTCTCTTGACTGTATGTCTGAAGTTGGCACTATGGTGGGTGAACTTCAGAGTGGCATTGAAGAAAATGGTTGGGGTGGTCGCCGAACTTCATCGGAATCAACTGAGGGCTTTGTAAATAACAATGACAGCCCCATGACGAAGACTCGGCTCGAGTTTGTAAATAATAGAGAGAGTCTGATGGATACCGACCTCGAGTTTGTAAATAACAATAAAGAGAGCCTGAAGATGGAGAATCACTTAGAGAACGACAATGAGTTGGACTAA